A single genomic interval of Corylus avellana chromosome ca10, CavTom2PMs-1.0 harbors:
- the LOC132163566 gene encoding TMV resistance protein N-like — translation MDREINIWNSYGATRVIANRLRNKKVFIVLDDVDGEKQVKALAESHDWFGQGSRIIITSRDRHLLNRFVDNTYDVKVLNDSEALQLFSWKAFKKPHLEENYAQLSMDIVNYAQGLPLALEVFGSFLFGRTMDEWKSARDLLRKNPNAEILDKLKISYDELEDLQQNLFLDIACFFNGAYIHGIIYKLESFGYYPNINMRVLVDKSLITMSGGRLQMHDLLRKMGQKIVRCESEEPGEFSRLSCNEDVIHVLKNSTGTDAVTGIVLKLPLQKQERLNVEAFSKMKKLKMLQISNDYDFLRWLSNAYDHFYTNLEWRGDPSNVMLSNKLCIMEWWRYPLESLPTNFHSDNLVELIMRESCIKQLWVGRNSFDKLKHIDLSHSQNLMETPDLSGVPNLEKLELVRCTSLSKVHPSIGFLRRLILLDLKGCKHLKRLPDEMTSLKSLYYFRLSGCSRLKKIPDSVGNMTSLRNLYLDRTGIKKLPRSFKRLSSLESLNISNCSRLEKIPKNLISGMECLHTLRVGGSATRKLPIGSGPDPIISLLIPNLFSCLSSLREVDLSYRNLSDGAIPSDLSCLSSLYSLRLSGNKFTRIPDSVGQLPQLGKLNLDDCTWLQLLPKVPLGLRYLNVKKCPSLYLFYKQMEMWRTSNEKLRSIDCSFLQAYIDYDGKPFKILHLHPRSPLWSKESYEDFVPIACGPPLVGSRIPEWFNDKSTNSFGTIQMHSDVGLDGYFWHCKGYALFIVYEFHDPHTDPRKVDKHGNSNSTTFDGTHHPNFPNFICHFQVSGVEIRQPLVLCAPGVPSVGPNGFWVYIPASWFIRRSVGNIWRSVEASITTGSLNVEVKECGARVVRDQSDASELYQVLNTISPHALGLKSYENLFSLFDTISPSMALYGPIIIMSTIKYM, via the exons ATGGACAGAGAAATAAATATATGGAATAGCTATGGGGCAACTAGAGTGATAGCAAACAGACTACGTAATAAAAAGGTTTTTATTGTTCTTGACGATGTAGATGGAGAAAAACAAGTAAAAGCATTAGCAGAGAGCCATGATTGGTTTGGTCAAGGGAGTAGAATTATTATAACAAGCAGAGATCGACATTTGCTAAACAGATTTGTGGATAATACCTACGATGTTAAGGTGCTGAATGATTCTGAAGCTTTACAACTCTTTAGTTGGAAAGCCTTCAAGAAACCCCATCTTGAAGAAAATTACGCGCAATTGTCTATGGATATTGTGAATTATGCTCAAGGCCTTCCTTTAGCTCTTGAAGTTTTTGGTTCCTTCTTATTTGGTAGAACAATGGATGAATGGAAGAGTGCCAGGGATTTACTAAGAAAAAATCCCAATGCAGAAATTTTGGATAAGCTAAAAATAAGTTATGATGAATTGGAGGATTTGCagcaaaatttgtttttagatATTGCATGTTTCTTCAACGGAGCATACATACATGGCATCATATACAAACTAGAAAGTTTTGGTTACTATCCGAACATCAATATGAGAGTTCTTGTGGACAAATCTCTTATAACTATGTCAGGGGGAAGATTGCAGATGCACGATTTGTTACGAAAAATGGGTCAGAAAATAGTTCGTTGTGAGTCTGAGGAGCCTGGCGAATTCAGTAGATTGTCGTGTAACGAGGATGTCATTCATGTATTGAAAAATAGTACT GGAACTGATGCGGTTACAGGCATTGTTCTAAAATTGCCTTTACAGAAACAAGAGCGGCTAAATGTTGAAGCCTTCtcaaagatgaaaaaattgaaaatgcttcaAATTAGCAATGACTATGATTTTTTACGATGGCTTTCTAATGCTTATGATCATTTCTACACTAATCTGGAATGGCGTGGAGATCCTTCAAATGTCATGCTAAGCAATAAGTTATGCATTATGGAATGGTGGAGATATCCTTTAGAATCCTTGCCGACCAATTTCCATTCAGACAATCTTGTTGAGCTCATAATGCGTGAGAGCTGCATCAAGCAACTGTGGGTTGGAAGGAAT AGTTTTGACAAATTGAAACACATTGACCTAAGTCATTCTCAAAACTTGATGGAGACACCAGATTTGAGCGGAGTCCCAAATCTTGAGAAATTAGAGCTTGTACGTTGTACAAGTTTGTCCAAGGTCCACCCATCCATTGGATTTCTAAGACGGCTTATATTGTTGGATCTAAAAGGTTGCAAACATCTTAAGAGACTTCCAGACGAGATGACCAGCTTGAAAtctctttattattttagaCTTTCTGGCTGTTCAAGACTCAAGAAAATTCCAGATAGTGTGGGTAATATGACATCTTTGCGGAACCTTTATTTGGATAGAACAGGCATAAAAAAGTTACCACGATCATTTAAGAGGTTGTCGTCTCTTGAAAGTCTCAATATATCTAATTGCTCTAGACTAGAGAAAATCCCAAAGAACCTGATTAGTGGTATGGAATGTCTACATACACTTAGGGTAGGTGGAAGTGCTACAAGGAAACTTCCGATAGGCAGTGGACCAGATCCCATTATAAGTCTTTTGATACCAAATTTGTTCTCATGTTTAAGCTCTTTAAGAGAAGTAGATTTGAGTTATCGCAATCTATCAGATGGAGCAATTCCTAGTGATCTTAGTTGCTTATCCTCACTTTATTCTTTAAGGCTGAGTGGGAACAAATTTACGAGAATACCAGATAGTGTCGGTCAACTTCCTCAGCTTGGAAAACTTAACTTGGATGATTGTACTTGGCTTCAATTATTGCCGAAGGTTCCATTGGGATTAAGATACTTGAATGTAAAAAAATGTCCATCGCTGTATTTGTTTTATAAGCAAATGGAGATGTGGAGGacttcaaatgaaaaattaaggaGCATTGATTGCTCCTTTCTACAAGCTTATATTGATTATGATGGAAAACCCTTCAAAATCCTCCATCTGCATCCACGAAGTCCTTTATGGAGTAAAGAAAGT TATGAAGATTTTGTTCCTATAGCATGTGGCCCTCCGTTGGTGGGATCAAGAATCCCAGAGTGGTTCAATGATAAAAGCACTAATTCGTTTGGAACAATTCAAATGCATTCAGATGTGGGCTTAGATGGGTACTTTTGGCACTGTAAGGGGTATgctctttttattgtttatgaatttCATGATCCTCACACTGATCCAAGAAAGGTGGATAAGCATGGGAATTCGAATTCTACAACATTTGATGGCACTCATCATCCCAATTTTCCCAActttatttgtcattttcaaGTCAGTGGAGTTGAAATTAGACAACCGTTAGTCCTTTGTGCCCCTGGAGTCCCTTCGGTTGGGCCAAACGGATTTTGGGTGTATATACCAGCTTCGTGGTTCATCCGGAGAAGTGTGGGGAATATATGGAGATCCGTTGAGGCTTCAATTACAACAGGGAGCCTGAATGTTGAGGTAAAGGAGTGTGGGGCGCGTGTAGTACGTGATCAGAGTGATGCTTCCGAGTTGTACCAAGTTCTAAACACCATTTCTCCGCATGCTTTGGGTTTAAAAAGTTATGAgaatcttttttctcttttcgaCACCATTTCTCCATCTATGGCCTTATACGGccctattattattatgagtACCATTAAATATATGTga
- the LOC132162871 gene encoding disease resistance protein RPV1-like: protein MASTSIQRASSSSSSTPLWRYDVFLSFHGEDTRKSFTDHLHTALKQKGIFVFRDDEKLKRGKYVSDELLKAIQESMYGIAVISTNYASSRWCLIELAKMVKCMTDTGLIILPIFYHVDPSHVRNQTGSFAEAFARHEKDSKVDIEMMQKWKSALTEVGNISGWHLFDSHESKVVEEIISRIIFRGMVNFSNVSKGFVGIESRAEEIMSKLCIGLDDLVALLLILEKKLELIMI from the exons ATGGCGTCCACCAGCATTCAGAGAGcctcttcgtcttcttcttcgaCACCTTTATGGAGATATGATGTTTTCCTCAGTTTTCACGGTGAAGACACCCGCAAGAGTTTTACCGACCATCTACATACTGCTTTGAAACAGAAAGGCATTTTCGTATTTAGAGACGATGAAAAGCTCAAACGAGGAAAATATGTTTCTGATGAGCTGTTAAAAGCAATACAAGAATCCATGTATGGGATTGCCGTTATCTCTACAAACTACGCCTCCTCTAGATGGTGCCTGATTGAACTTGCCAAGATGGTCAAATGCATGACAGACACGGGGCTAATCATTTTGCCCATTTTCTACCACGTGGATCCTTCCCACGTACGAAACCAGACGGGGAGTTTTGCAGAAGCTTTTGCAAGGCATGAAAAAGATTCTAAGGTTGACATCGAGATGATGCAAAAGTGGAAATCTGCTTTGACAGAAGTGGGCAATATCTCCGGATGGCATCTATTTGATAG TCATGAATCAAAAGTTGTTGAAGAAATAATTAGTAGAATTATATTTAGAGGAATGGTTAACTTCTCAAATGTTTCCAAGGGTTTTGTTGGAATAGAATCCCGTGCGGAGGAAATTATGAGCAAACTTTGTATAGGGTTGGATGAT CTAGTTGCTTTATTGCTAATATTAGAGAAGAAACTAGAACTGATTATGATCTAG